From the genome of Anopheles moucheti chromosome 3, idAnoMoucSN_F20_07, whole genome shotgun sequence, one region includes:
- the LOC128305874 gene encoding pneumococcal serine-rich repeat protein-like, whose protein sequence is MDSMSRNEANSSSHHQNKVVLMNQGTDSNNEGANNLTSSGSSNNSSGGTNSHSNSGTRGNSTSSSGSRNNIISISGSKSNSSVSDGNPGDGNQPTHTTIHQHRLQQHPASSSATLDHPANPVESADRGSYNALVVVPAVVSSSSSSADIKDSNFDDDNEWDVGIGDLIIDLDADIEKTGANQQQQQQHQQRQQLQQNQQPNSTTPGGGVLQFLSTSGGGSNSGESSATAISSAAAHSNQARSGNTSGKSRKTSPVSVPSDTREKTSSSGAATGSSGSGGSSSSKGHHHHHHHHHHHHHHHHHRHKQQQLSGSSSSTSLSSGEKSGESQGSRVRTSSNTSTGGSVSTSHSAEPASVTAVPSSAGQGVRPHTTGNDTPDSGGSRGDIHTYSNTHGGNSSRSKQNAPGSSSGGSNSNNSNSSNTTMSSTTSSSGSKSTTKLSVDHQATLDKGLKMKIKRTKPGTKTSEAKHEIVKSDQNGTTSTTATLSSGGGTVGAGTTGIGSSAALTNTTGVTGMTTSSLVGTGSGSLTAVGTLGGAGGPNMNVNSGGGTASGHISTDSDSTGMGGGGAIGTAAGVAGSGVGGVLNPGLNSSTVGHPSGGSGVIGSGVNCGNTLVNSNTPNGSNNSNLGISTGGGTASNSGSGSNINTGSIVLGSSGKKHSSQSASIGTMGGNSNSSGSNNAQQQMSSNILTAQQQQQSQQHQQHQQQPVPSSNKRGSSSHRRDKGKDKTTHHNQRDKNEQLQQQQQHQGTGGGASGGGGPADIGIGTSGLTNSRSTSGNCICVVNHDVQVNGLLQQQPCSSASCIYAKSGSNNSDHGSGGSITLGSSHRIGAGGIIPGSLSVGTGSNSGSTTNAPNAPGPPVIGKDINKLLNLNVPSTGTHNSSGSNTNNSSSISGSGTSNISNAANNLHTGGTGVLKAQLQAGSMAGTVNEAAGTTTTNMMGVGMFAGGVASSPNLSAALSAHEDKSGSSPPPAKRHKGERKEMVDVCVGTSVGTITEPDCLGPCEPGTSVTLEGIVWHETEGGVLVVNVTWRGKTYVGTLIDCTKHDWAPPRFCDSPTEELDSRTPKGRGKRGRSSALLPSNDLSNFTETRSSMHSKLRNGGSKGRGGRGGIIETNAASSGATGGVKLPTLTASANVLGTGNNGGSLGATNTPSTSPVAFLPPRAEKRKSKDESPSPLGAGSGSGGTTGAGVGSNNGAPNTMSNNVINPASVNMGGNSSGSGGNGFNNGSNTDSGGGHTSNSSSIVNLVTGLNVQISGGGSGNSTVGGVGGSTSKKAKSSTAACAVSPVLLECPEQDCSKKYKHANGLKYHQSHAHAGSASSMDEDSLQAPESPQRIAPSPTTNSTAPSPLSMVVGSNTALPTAGTGSSGSSSAGSNSELVLALSTTSGGSGSSSAIATSSAPSPSQTMPGSTSCISTVSSQLSQQNLASKQQPLGPNSANAINNGTAGGSISSQDASSAATHAASNILHQSSSTDQIPSSTASAIPLGGGSDHPDLSHGSVGGADMSADGTSTAMNDEDPSVTGGMNANATAPVAIARTPAVNIAMLSNTAAATPVDAHKPPHSYAKQKKSRKSPGPSTNTDYDSLASSAANRTEDVQSPAYSDISDDSTPVTDATDLPMGGTEKSKGSHLTEGTRKTNEAPVESVNNSNTSAPSTGGPLGPLSSYGLYPYYAGLPHQQPPPPPPPGGPYFPTAADLGANKPPPPPPIGSVPLPHVVATSIAPPSVSSVAGGPLEYSKNKEPPLDLMNKPNNTGPPQPHPLHQSQPPPSALPPPPSLAPSGPPTGPDGVRTAGGLMMNPAVASGLSSMTGGNDVKDGSMLNAGPPPPPGGKVLPHYYPYGYVPPGYNYPGLDGGYGQLSVISDETKHSPVVTVKEERLKESQSPNEYNKMGASPLMASKLIKTESTKDIKTEPGLSGSGGASLHGPGLHPKDPQQVGPTQQPPSLPPQSLGPYGSMFRHGLGVGPPPGGPPPPSHIATSREEDLRRMFSYTDQRRNPPPSGHPGGPPGLPPGLNPKDEPHSPSSHGQSQQQSGLHGQSLSGQSSGKSSKSSGQSGSSSSSGGGGSKGMGKGSDSGGGSIKQEDKESSALKLKQQQQEGQKPTMETQGPPPPPTSQYYSPSLYMSASPFGFDPNHQMYRQMLVSTAPYSAAPYHLQIPRFNHPPEDLSRNQSTKALDLLQHHASQYYNSHKIHELSERAMKSPTSNSVKVSVSSPNLSQQPGCQNPNLCIPPPNSSSAGLSLQQQQQQQQQQSVAAAQQQSANSSGGGGGSSGGGGGGGPPPLQQSSQPPSSGNHMQGNSVSSNSGNGGNVNSGNSSASGGPGGANNASGNGGSGGNAGIDGQGKDHGGGGSTGSSQQQQQSGGGGSSSGGNAGTRSPPPQRHVHTHHHTHVGLGYPMFQAPYGAVLASPQAAAVTVLSPFQTGPPTK, encoded by the exons AATAACAGCAGCGGCGGCACCAACAGCCACAGTAACAGCGGCACACGAGGCAACAGCACTAGCAGTAGCGGTAGTAGGAACAACATTATTAGTATTAGCGGTAGTAAGAGCAATAGCAGCGTCAGTGACGGTAACCCTGGTGACGGTAACCAACCAACGCACACCACTATTCATCAGCATCGTCTTCAGCAACATCCGGCATCTTCGTCGGCTACGCTTGATCATCCTGCGAATCCGGTCGAATCGGCGGACCGTGGAAGCTATAACGCACTAGTGGTGGTGCCGGCTGTCGTCTCTTCGTCTTCGTCATCGGCAGATATCAAAGATTCTAATTTTGACGACGATAACGAGTGGGACGTCGGAATAGGAGATTTAATAATCGATTTGGACGCCGACATTGAAAAGACTGGTGcaaatcaacaacagcaacagcaacatcagcaaagaCAGCAATTACAGCAGAATCAGCAGCCCAATAGTACGActcctggtggtggtgtgctgcAATTCCTATCAACCAGCGGTGGTGGCAGCAACAGTGGTGAGTCATCAGCAACTGCTATTTCCTCCGCGGCTGCTCATAGTAATCAGGCACGAAGCGGGAACACTTCGGGTAAGAGTCGAAAAACCAGCCCAGTTAGTGTGCCAAGCGACACTAGAGAGAAAACATCTTCATCAGGGGCGGCAACAGGAAGCAGTGGGAGTGGTGGAAGTAGTAGCTCGAAAgggcaccatcaccaccatcaccaccatcatcaccatcatcatcatcaccaccatcgtcacaaacagcagcagttgagtggtagtagcagtagtaccAGTTTGAGTTCAGGGGAAAAAAGTGGAGAATCGCAAGGTAGTAGGGTTCGTACCTCAAGTAATACTTCTACGGGCGGTTCTGTTTCCACCTCGCACTCTGCCGAACCAGCTTCTGTAACTGCTGTTCCATCGTCTGCAGGACAAGGAGTAAGACCTCATACTACGGGTAACGATACTCCCGATAGTGGTGGTTCGCGCGGAGATATCCACACCTATTCGAATACCCACGGTGGTAACAGTAgtcgaagtaaacaaaacgCACCTGGCAGCAGCAGTGGTGGTAGCAATAGTAACAACAGTAACAGCAGTAATACCACAATGTCTTCGACTACTAGCAGCTCGGGTAGTAAGTCAACGACCAAACTGTCGGTTGACCACCAAGCAACCCTGGATAAGGGGCTCAAGATGAAGATTAAGCGTACGAAACCGGGCACAAAAACATCCGAAGCAAAGCATGAAATTGTCAAATCAGATCAAAATGGTACCACATCAACAACGGCAACGTTAAGTTCCGGCGGTGGTACGGTGGGTGCCGGCACGACGGGCATCGGATCGTCTGCTGCCCTAACAAATACGACTGGTGTTACAGGCATGACCACATCGTCTCTGGTAGGCACTGGGTCTGGTTCATTAACCGCCGTTGGCACATTAGGGGGCGCTGGTGGACCTAACATGAACGTCAATAGTGGAGGCGGTACAGCGAGTGGTCACATATCGACTGATTCCGATAGTACGGGTATGGGTGGTGGAGGAGCAATTGGAACGGCGGCTGGAGTGGCTGGAAGTGGCGTGGGAGGAGTGTTGAATCCGGGGTTAAATTCGAGCACGGTTGGCCATCCAAGTGGCGGTTCGGGAGTGATTGGATCTGGTGTCAACTGTGGCAATACACTCGTCAATAGcaacactcccaatggcagtaATAACAGTAATTTAGGCATAAGTACCGGTGGCGGGACTGCTAGCAACAGTGGCAGTGGGAGCAACATCAACACCGGCAGTATCGTATTGGGCAGCTCTGGGAAGAAGCACTCGTCCCAATCCGCCAGTATCGGTACCATGGGTGGTAACAGCAATAGTAGTGGTAGCAACAATGCCCAACAACAGATGAGCTCCAATATTCTTACagcgcaacaacagcaacagtcccagcagcatcagcagcatcaacaacaaccggTTCCGAGTTCAAATAAAcggggcagcagcagccaccggAGAGACAAGGGAAAGGATAAAACTACACACCACAATCAGCGTGATAAGAATGAGCAattgcaacaacagcagcaacatcaagGAACTGGCGGTGGAgctagtggtggtggtggaccaGCCGATATCGGCATTGGTACGAGTGGACTAACCAACAGCCGATCCACGAGCGGAAACTGCATTTGTGTGGTCAACCACGATGTTCAAGTAAACGGGTTACTCCAGCAACAGCCCTGCTCCAGTGCATCCTGTATATATGCCAAGTCTGGAAGCAATAATAGTGATCATGGCAGTGGTGGCAGCATAACACTCGGTTCATCGCATCGAATAGGAGCAGGAGGAATCATTCCAGGCAGTTTAAG TGTTGGTACGGGTTCGAACTCTGGAAGTACAACTAACGCTCCGAACGCTCCTGGTCCGCCGGTGATAGGAAAGGACATCAACAAG CTTTTAAACCTAAACGTTCCTAGCACAGGAACACATAATTCCAGTGGATCTAataccaacaacagcagcagtatttcCGGCTCCGGTACCAGCAACATTTCGAATGCCGCCAACAATTTGCATACCGGTGGAACCGGTGTGTTAAAAGCTCAATTGCAGGCGGGTTCCATGGCCGGGACTGTTAATGAAGCTGCCGGAACGACGACAACAAATATGATGG gtgtggGAATGTTTGCCGGTGGTGTTGCATCCTCGCCAAACCTTTCGGCCGCTCTGTCAGCGCACGAAGATAAGAGTGGATCGAGTCCTCCCCCCGCCAAACGTCACAAGGGCGAACGGAAGGAAATGGTAGATGTATGTGTTGGAACGTCCGTTGGCACAATAACCGAACCGGACTGTTTGGGACCTTGTGAGCCGGGCACGTCCGTTACACTGGAGGGAATTGTTTGGCACGAAACTGAGGGTGGAGTTTTGGTAGTAAATGTCACCTGGCGGGGCAAAACCTACGTCGGGACGTTGATCGACTGCACCAAACACGATTGGGCTCCTCCAAG GTTTTGTGATTCTCCAACTGAAGAGTTAGACTCGAGGACACCAAAAGGACGAGGTAAAAGAGGGCGAAGTTCAGCATTGCTGCCATCGAACGATCTTAGTAATTTCACAGAAACACGAAGCTCG ATGCACAGTAAGTTAAGGAATGGTGGTTCTAAAGGTCGAGGAGGCAGAGGGGGCATTATTGAAACGAATGCGGCAAGTAGTGGAGCAACTGGAGGAGTAAAACTTCCAACCCTCACTGCCAGTGCAAACGTTCTTGGCACAGGTAACAATGGTGGATCGCTGGGTGCCACCAATACACCTTCTACATCTCCTGTAGCTTTTCTGCCGCCGAGGGCAGAAAAACGCAAATCAAAAGATGAGTCGCCATCTCCGCTCGGAGCTGGCAGTGGTAGTGGTGGCACCACGGGAGCAGGAGTCGGTAGTAACAATGGTGCACCGAACACCATGAGCAACAATGTGATAAACCCTGCGTCTGTAAATATGGGAGGCAACAGCTCCGGCAGTGGAGGGAATGGTTTTAACAATGGTTCCAACACAGACAGTGGTGGTGGCCACACGTCAAACTCCTCGTCAATCGTTAACCTCGTCACGGGATTGAACGTGCAGAtcagtggtggtggtagcggCAATAGCACTGTCGGTGGCGTTGGTGGATCGACCAGTAAAAAGGCGAAAAGCAGCACCGCAGCGTGCGCTGTCTCACCGGTGTTACTAGAGTGTCCTGAACAAGACTGCAGCAAAAAGTACAAGCACGCTAACGGGCTAAAGTACCACCAGAGCCATGCACATGCTGGCAGTGCGTCTTCGATGGATGAGGATTCATTGCAAGCTCCCGAGTCGCCGCAACGGATAGCACCTTCACCGACCACCAACAGTACGGCACCGTCACCACTGTCAATGGTCGTCGGCAGCAATACAGCTCTTCCTACAGCAGGCACAGGTAGCAGCGGTTCGTCGTCCGCGGGCAGCAACAGTGAACTCGTGCTGGCCCTATCTACCACGTCGGGTGGGTCAGGTTCCAGCTCTGCCATAGCGACATCATCTGCTCCTTCACCATCGCAAACAATGCCCGGATCTACTTCCTGCATTTCAACCGTGTCTAGTCAATTGTCACAACAAAATTTAGCATCTAAACAACAGCCTCTTGGCCCAAATAGTGCCAACGCAATCAACAATGGAACTGCTGGGGGTAGTATTAGTTCGCAGGACGCTAGCTCAGCGGCGACACACGCAGCtagtaatattttacatcaGTCATCATCTACCGATCAAATTCCATCATCTACTGCATCCGCGATCCCgcttggtggtggtagtgacCATCCAGATCTAAGCCACGGTTCCGTTGGAGGGGCTGACATGTCGGCAGATGGCACTTCTACAGCTATGAACG ATGAAGATCCAAGTGTGACAGGAGGAATGAATGCTAATGCGACTGCACCGGTTGCAATAGCAAGAACACCGGCGGTTAACATAGCAATGTTGTCAAATACCGCAGCTGCCACACCGGTGGATG CCCATAAACCTCCTCACAGCTACGCTAAGCAGAAGAAAAGTCGTAAGTCTCCCGGCCCCTCTACCAACACCGATTATGACTCACTGGCTTCATCGGCGGCTAATCGCACGGAAGACGTACAAAGCCCAGCTTACAGTGATATTAGTGACGATTCCACTCCCGTTACCGATGCGACTGATCTTCCCATGGGGGGAACAG AAAAATCAAAAGGATCTCATCTAACGGAAGGCACCAGGAAAACGAACGAAGCTCCGGTAGAATCGGTGAACAATTCTAACACCAGCGCTCCAAGCACGGGTGGTCCACTTGGACCACTGTCAAGCTATGGCCTCTATCCATATTATGCCGGGTTGCCCCATCAGcagccaccgccaccgccgcctCCGGGAGGTCCATACTTTCCCACGGCGGCTGACCTCGGTGCGAATaagccaccaccgccaccacccatCGGTTCGGTCCCGTTACCTCATGTTGTAGCAACAAGCATTGCGCCTCCGTCTGTCTCCTCCGTGGCTGGAGGACCGCTCGAGTATAGCAAAAATAAGGAGCCGCCATTGGATCTTatgaacaaaccaaacaacacagGACCACCACAACCACATCCATTACATCAATCGCAACCTCCGCCATCGGCATTACCGCCGCCACCATCATTAGCACCAAGTGGACCACCCACTGGACCGGATGGTGTTCGCACAGCCGGTGGGCTAATGATGAATCCTGCTGTAGCTAGCGGGTTATCCTCAATGACGGGCGGTAACGATGTGAAGGATGGCTCCATGTTAAACGCTggtccacctccaccaccgggTGGCAAAGTATTGCCACACTACTATCCTTACGG CTATGTTCCACCGGGGTATAATTATCCTGGTCTGGATGGTGGTTATGGGCAGCTCTCAGTAATATCGGATGAAACCAAGCACAGTCCGGTTGTAACAGTCAAGGAGGAACGGTTGAAAGAGAGCCAAAGTCCTAACGAGTATAATAAAATGGGTGCTTCGCCG CTCATGGCCTCAAAACTCATTAAAACGGAATCTACTAAAGACATAAAGACTGAACCTGGCCTAAGTGGAAGTGGCGGCGCATCATTACACGGACCCGGCTTGCACCCTAAAGATCCTCAACAAGTTGGCCCAACTCAACAACCGCCTTCCCTACCGCCACAATCACTCGGTCCATATGGTAGCATGTTCCGACATGGACTGGGCGTTGGCCCACCACCCGGTGGTCCTCCACCGCCGTCCCACATTGCAACGTCTAGAGAGGAAGATCTTAGAAG AATGTTCAGCTACACTGATCAACGGCGCAATCCCCCTCCATCGGGTCATCCCGGGGGTCCACCAGGTCTACCACCCGGACTCAATCCAAAGGATGAGCCACATTCACCTTCGTCGCACGGGCAATCGCAACAGCAATCGGGATTGCATGGACAATCGCTGTCGGGTCAAAGTTCGGGCAAAAGCTCAAAATCTTCGGGACAATCTGGctcgtcatcatcgtccggTGGGGGAGGCAGCAAAGGGATGGGAAAAGGTTCCGATAGTGGCGGCGGAAGCATCAAGCAGGAGGATAAGGAAAGTAGTGCGCTAAAAttgaaacagcagcagcaagaggGTCAAAAACCTACGATGGAAACGCAAggtccaccgccaccgccaacGTCACAGTACTATTCACCTTCGCTCTACATGAGCGCCTCACCATTTGGGTTTGATCCAAACCATCAAATGTACCGGCAGATGTTGGTGTCGACTGCACCGTACTCTGCCGCACCGTACCACTTGCAAATTCCGCGCTTCAATCACCCGCCCGAGGATCTCTCGCGGAATCAAAGTACGAAAGCGCTTGATCTGCTGCAGCACCATGCCAGTCAGTACTACAACTCACACAAGATACACGAGCTTAGCGAGCGCGCAATGAAAAGTCCGACCAGCAACAGCGTTAAAGTAAGCGTATCAAGTCCCAATCTCTCGCAGCAACCAGGTTGCCAAAATCCTAATCTATGCATTCCTCCACCAAACAGTAGTAGCGCAGGATTGTCtttacagcaacaacagcagcagcagcaacaacagtcaGTTGCTGCCGCACAACAACAATCAGCAAATtctagtggtggtggtggtggtagtagtggtggaggcggtggtggtggaccaCCACCATTACAGCAATCATCACAACCTCCTTCATCGGGAAACCATATGCAAG GAAATTCAGTAAGTAGCAATAGCGGGAACGGTGGTAATGTAAATAGTGGTAACAGTAGTGCCAGTGGTGGTCCTGGAGGAGCAAATAACGCAAGCGGCAATGGTGGGAGCGGTGGTAATGCTGGCATTGACGGCCAAGGCAAAGACCATGGTGGCGGTGGTAGTACCGGCAgttcgcaacaacaacaacaatctgGTGGGGGTGGTTCGAGCAGTGGTGGAAATGCCGGAACACGAAGTCCACCACCGCAACGTCACGTGCACACTCACCATCATACCCACGTGGGACTTGGTTACCCGATGTTTCAAGCACCATACGGAG